A genome region from Trachemys scripta elegans isolate TJP31775 chromosome 2, CAS_Tse_1.0, whole genome shotgun sequence includes the following:
- the RPS18 gene encoding LOW QUALITY PROTEIN: 40S ribosomal protein S18 (The sequence of the model RefSeq protein was modified relative to this genomic sequence to represent the inferred CDS: inserted 2 bases in 2 codons; substituted 1 base at 1 genomic stop codon), whose protein sequence is MSLVIIEKFQHIHRVPNTNNGQWKTTITTSKGVGQHCAHMVQRKADIDLTKRSGELTEEEVHVITIMQXPQQYKIPEXFFNRQKDIKASKYSQVWSTGXDNELHKDLEQLKKIQVYQSLRVRAQHTTTDKCWDRAIGDSKK, encoded by the exons ATGTCTCTAGTGATCATCGAGAAATTCCAGCACATCCACCGAGTGCCCAACACCAACAACGGGCAGTGGaaaaccaccatcaccaccagcaAGGGTGTGGGCCAGCACTGTGCCCACATGGTGCAGAGAAAAGCAGACATTGATCTGACCAAGAGATCTGGAGAGCTGACAGAGGAGGAAGTGCATGTCATCACCATCATGC AACCTCAACAGTACAAGATCCCTGAATGATTCTTCAACAGGCAGAAGGACATTAAGGCCAGCAAATACAGCCAGGTTTGGTCAACAG AGGACAACGAACTGCACAAGGACCTGGAGCAGCTAAAGAAAATCCAAGTGTATCAGAGCCTGCGTGTGCGAGCCCAGCATACCACGACAGACAAGTGCTGGGACAGAGCTATTGGTGACTCTAAGAAGTAG